In one Streptomyces sp. T12 genomic region, the following are encoded:
- a CDS encoding serine/threonine-protein kinase, giving the protein MTMVKARVSTAELVAGRYRLVDVVHRETNRVSYYGEEMETGRPCLLTQIGLPDDPCPEDGRRATSRILRASERMGLLRPGRVASVLEAVEEAGSLWTVTEWIDGTPLGELLTQQGTFNYVRAARIGLELLDVLEAAHVAGITHGELSPGQVFVSDEGSVVVTGFGLAGATLAPRVAAPSYASPEQARDERIGPASDLWALGAILYTMVEGRPPYRERDRPEATLKGVDRLPLRAPVRAGPLTQAVQGLLRKDSRERLSRPVVRDAFVRVLNEDPEAPLQAQSGPRLRGLYAVGPGWGRRAMVAGTALAVVTVAAAVLVVTNGRPDDSDSSAAGTAPGPSASTEAPTRPSPTATPSSAPSSSPTREATQAQTPTVSPSRTALPPGYATYKSPDGFSVALPEGWQPLRTKRASDLAYRVFFSADGDARKLAITYSERLGPDPVAVWRDDVEPGLQEWSGFQRIGEIEATTYQGYEAADMEWLSDKDGVRVRTFGRGFLIDDHRGYSLRWTTPEADWDDPANQEALDVFLRTFRVPED; this is encoded by the coding sequence ATGACCATGGTCAAGGCGCGTGTCTCCACAGCCGAGTTGGTCGCGGGAAGGTACCGGCTCGTCGATGTCGTCCATCGCGAGACGAACCGCGTCAGTTACTACGGCGAGGAGATGGAGACCGGACGTCCATGCCTCCTCACCCAGATCGGGCTCCCCGACGACCCGTGCCCCGAGGACGGGCGCCGGGCCACCTCGCGGATCCTGCGGGCGTCCGAGCGGATGGGGCTGCTGCGCCCGGGCCGGGTAGCGAGCGTCCTGGAGGCCGTCGAGGAGGCCGGCAGCCTGTGGACCGTCACCGAGTGGATCGACGGCACGCCCCTGGGCGAACTCCTCACCCAGCAGGGCACGTTCAACTATGTGCGGGCCGCGCGCATCGGCCTCGAGCTGCTGGACGTGCTGGAGGCCGCGCACGTCGCGGGCATCACCCACGGCGAGCTGAGCCCGGGCCAGGTCTTCGTGAGCGACGAGGGCTCCGTCGTGGTCACCGGCTTCGGCCTGGCCGGCGCGACCCTCGCACCCCGGGTCGCCGCGCCGTCGTACGCCTCCCCGGAACAGGCCCGTGACGAGCGCATCGGGCCGGCGTCGGATCTGTGGGCGCTCGGCGCGATCCTCTACACGATGGTCGAGGGCCGCCCGCCGTATCGCGAACGGGACCGGCCCGAGGCCACGTTGAAGGGCGTGGACCGGCTTCCGCTGCGCGCGCCGGTGCGTGCCGGGCCGCTCACCCAGGCCGTGCAGGGGCTGCTGCGCAAGGACTCCCGGGAGCGGCTGAGCCGACCGGTGGTCCGCGACGCGTTCGTCCGCGTGCTCAACGAGGACCCCGAGGCTCCCCTGCAGGCGCAGTCAGGCCCCCGGCTGCGCGGTCTGTACGCCGTGGGACCGGGCTGGGGCAGACGCGCCATGGTCGCCGGCACCGCCCTCGCCGTGGTCACCGTCGCCGCCGCCGTCCTGGTGGTGACCAACGGCCGGCCGGACGACTCGGACTCGTCGGCGGCGGGTACGGCGCCCGGTCCGTCCGCCTCCACCGAGGCACCCACCCGTCCGTCCCCCACTGCCACGCCCAGCTCGGCGCCCAGTTCGTCCCCCACGCGGGAAGCGACACAGGCGCAGACGCCCACCGTGTCCCCGTCGCGCACGGCCCTGCCGCCCGGCTATGCGACGTACAAGTCACCGGACGGCTTCTCCGTCGCCCTGCCCGAGGGCTGGCAGCCGCTGCGCACCAAGCGCGCCTCGGACCTGGCGTACCGCGTCTTCTTCAGCGCCGACGGCGATGCGCGCAAGCTGGCCATCACCTACAGCGAACGCCTGGGCCCGGACCCGGTCGCCGTCTGGCGCGACGACGTGGAGCCCGGTCTGCAGGAGTGGAGCGGGTTCCAGCGGATCGGCGAGATCGAGGCGACCACGTACCAGGGATACGAGGCCGCCGACATGGAGTGGCTCTCGGACAAGGACGGCGTCCGTGTCCGCACCTTCGGCCGCGGCTTCCTCATCGATGATCACCGGGGCTACTCACTGCGCTGGACGACCCCGGAGGCCGACTGGGACGACCCGGCCAACCAGGAGGCCCTGGACGTCTTCCTGCGGACCTTCCGGGTGCCCGAGGACTGA
- a CDS encoding threonine/serine dehydratase, with translation MIGISDVEAAADLIAGHVVPTPTVPSPGLSALLGVPVTAKLELLQRTGSFKARGATAKLLSLTDAQRAAGVVAVSGGNHGIALALTAAAHDVKATVVMPRTAPARSIRIVEDAGASVRLTDDMDGAFSLVTRLRDEGLTLVHPFDDPLVIAGQGTVGLELAEDAGDLTDVLVSVGGGGLVAGVAVALRARRPHVRIWGVETEGAEAMSEALAAGGPVPVALSSIVSTLSAPAVSQLTYDHVSALVDEVLVVPDREAVRGVLDLAEHAKVWAEPATGCLLPAARRVVERVGDGARLGLVVCGGNATTGDVLRWAADFGLH, from the coding sequence TTGATCGGGATCTCGGACGTCGAAGCCGCGGCCGACCTCATCGCCGGACACGTCGTACCCACCCCGACCGTACCCAGCCCGGGCCTGTCGGCCCTGCTCGGCGTTCCGGTCACGGCCAAACTCGAACTCCTCCAGCGCACCGGCTCGTTCAAGGCCCGCGGGGCGACGGCGAAGCTGCTGTCGCTGACCGACGCCCAGCGCGCCGCCGGCGTCGTGGCGGTCAGCGGGGGCAACCACGGGATCGCCCTGGCGCTGACGGCGGCCGCCCACGACGTGAAGGCCACCGTGGTGATGCCGCGTACGGCGCCGGCCCGCTCCATCCGGATCGTCGAGGACGCCGGGGCGTCGGTGCGGCTGACGGACGACATGGACGGCGCGTTCTCGCTCGTCACCCGGCTGCGCGACGAGGGGCTGACGCTCGTCCACCCCTTCGACGACCCCTTGGTGATCGCCGGCCAGGGCACGGTCGGGCTGGAACTCGCCGAGGACGCCGGGGACCTCACGGACGTGCTCGTCAGCGTCGGGGGCGGCGGGCTCGTCGCCGGCGTCGCGGTGGCACTGCGGGCCCGCCGTCCCCACGTGCGGATCTGGGGTGTGGAGACCGAGGGCGCCGAGGCCATGTCCGAGGCGCTGGCGGCGGGCGGGCCGGTGCCGGTGGCGCTGTCGTCGATCGTGTCGACGCTGAGCGCGCCGGCCGTGTCGCAACTGACGTACGACCATGTGTCCGCGCTGGTCGACGAGGTGCTCGTGGTGCCGGACCGGGAGGCGGTGCGGGGCGTGCTCGACCTCGCCGAGCACGCCAAGGTGTGGGCGGAGCCGGCCACCGGCTGTCTGCTGCCCGCGGCCCGGCGCGTGGTGGAGCGGGTCGGGGACGGCGCCCGGCTGGGGCTGGTGGTGTGCGGGGGCAACGCGACGACCGGTGACGTGCTGCGCTGGGCGGCGGATTTCGGTCTTCACTGA
- a CDS encoding polyprenyl synthetase family protein: MTAFPSAVQAPADARQVLDRCRALVRPALREAVGRTHPWVGEMAAYSFGWCEVGGAPAAASGGKGIRQALAVLGAEAAGAPGRVAVPGAVAVELVHAFSLLHDDIMDGDTSRRRRPTVWKAYGTGPAVLAGDALFALAVETLAVEAAGPQAVRLLSVALQDLVRGQADDLLFATRPWTGPERVRPDEYRRMAEHKTGALLGCAAALGALLGGAPPSTVTALDRAGRHLGIAFQVVDDLLGIWGDPAVTGKPVYGDLRERKKTFPVLAALDSPAAGRLSTLLESAADPAETAALIEEAGGRSAALAQARRHVTAVEAALADVPLEARAAGELRALLDFLVRRDL, translated from the coding sequence GTGACGGCGTTCCCCTCTGCGGTACAGGCGCCGGCAGACGCCCGCCAAGTCCTCGACCGCTGCCGCGCCTTGGTGCGGCCCGCACTGCGGGAGGCGGTGGGGCGGACGCATCCGTGGGTCGGTGAGATGGCCGCGTACTCCTTCGGCTGGTGCGAGGTGGGCGGCGCGCCGGCCGCAGCGTCCGGCGGGAAGGGCATACGGCAGGCGCTGGCGGTTCTCGGGGCCGAGGCGGCCGGTGCGCCCGGGCGTGTCGCGGTGCCCGGGGCGGTCGCGGTGGAGCTGGTGCACGCCTTCTCCCTGCTGCACGACGACATCATGGACGGCGACACGTCCAGGCGCCGCCGCCCCACCGTGTGGAAGGCGTACGGCACAGGGCCCGCGGTTCTCGCCGGGGACGCGCTGTTCGCGCTCGCGGTCGAGACGCTCGCCGTGGAAGCGGCGGGCCCGCAGGCCGTACGGCTGCTGTCGGTGGCGTTGCAGGACCTGGTGCGCGGGCAGGCGGACGACCTGCTGTTCGCCACGCGTCCCTGGACGGGACCGGAGCGGGTGCGGCCGGACGAGTACCGGAGGATGGCCGAGCACAAGACGGGCGCCCTGCTGGGCTGTGCGGCCGCGCTGGGCGCTCTGCTCGGCGGTGCGCCGCCCTCGACCGTCACCGCGCTCGACCGCGCCGGGCGGCATCTGGGCATCGCCTTCCAGGTGGTCGACGATCTGCTGGGCATCTGGGGCGACCCCGCCGTCACCGGCAAACCGGTGTACGGCGATCTGCGGGAGCGCAAGAAGACGTTCCCCGTGCTGGCCGCGCTCGACTCCCCCGCCGCCGGTCGTCTCAGCACGCTCCTGGAGTCGGCCGCCGACCCCGCCGAGACAGCCGCACTGATCGAGGAGGCGGGGGGCCGCTCGGCCGCGCTGGCTCAGGCGCGGCGCCATGTGACCGCCGTGGAGGCGGCTCTCGCCGATGTACCGCTGGAGGCGCGAGCCGCCGGGGAGCTGCGGGCGCTGCTCGACTTCCTCGTCCGGCGCGATCTGTGA
- a CDS encoding tetratricopeptide repeat protein has product MYGKAFAPEYQGALTTLSVNSSLTDVLAAGTEQLQAAERAGRHGEAARSGLAVAEAHRRLGQVGDADRAWKASYRAAREADDTAAMAWALWSGGTLARQRGAFPLARRLLQLAADLGERGGDIVVRGYSLAGLAETGRIQGDYEAVHRLHEQLLAEARRRGEARHTVWALEGIAQIHRNTGSYDTAYALFEEAAEIAVRADDRRGHAWALRGLADIVSVRDGDAERALALLSEAETTCRAMKLSSALAYNHKMRGNVLYRAGRYAEARDLYEQALAEFRAMSEPRGEALSRLGLAKSRARLGRDHAETAAELAELAGVLERIGLRHAREMVARAQEEFGVVADAENPAEHAVAGAGAVSVR; this is encoded by the coding sequence ATGTACGGCAAGGCATTCGCCCCGGAGTATCAGGGCGCCCTGACCACGCTGTCCGTCAACTCCTCGCTGACCGACGTACTGGCCGCCGGCACCGAGCAGTTGCAGGCCGCGGAGCGGGCCGGGCGGCACGGCGAGGCGGCGCGCTCGGGGCTCGCGGTCGCCGAGGCGCATCGCCGGCTGGGGCAGGTCGGGGACGCGGACCGGGCGTGGAAGGCGAGCTACCGCGCCGCCCGGGAGGCCGACGACACCGCGGCGATGGCGTGGGCCCTGTGGAGCGGCGGCACGCTGGCCCGGCAGCGCGGCGCGTTCCCCCTGGCCCGGCGGCTGCTCCAACTCGCGGCAGACCTCGGCGAGCGCGGCGGCGACATCGTCGTACGCGGCTACTCGCTGGCCGGCCTGGCCGAGACCGGCCGGATCCAGGGCGACTACGAGGCCGTCCACCGGCTGCACGAGCAGCTGCTGGCCGAGGCCCGGCGGCGTGGCGAGGCGCGGCACACGGTGTGGGCACTGGAGGGCATAGCCCAGATCCATCGCAACACCGGGTCGTACGACACCGCGTACGCCCTGTTCGAGGAGGCGGCCGAGATCGCCGTGCGTGCCGACGACCGGCGTGGCCACGCCTGGGCGCTGCGCGGACTCGCGGACATCGTCTCGGTGCGCGACGGCGACGCCGAGCGGGCGCTGGCCCTGCTGTCCGAGGCGGAGACGACCTGCCGTGCGATGAAGCTCTCCAGCGCGCTGGCCTACAACCACAAGATGCGCGGCAACGTCCTCTACCGCGCCGGGCGTTACGCCGAGGCCCGGGACCTGTACGAGCAGGCGCTCGCGGAGTTCCGTGCCATGAGCGAGCCGCGCGGGGAGGCGCTGTCCCGGCTGGGGCTGGCCAAGTCGCGGGCCCGGCTGGGACGCGACCATGCTGAGACCGCCGCCGAACTGGCCGAGCTGGCAGGGGTGTTGGAGCGCATCGGACTGCGGCACGCGCGGGAGATGGTGGCGCGGGCGCAGGAGGAGTTCGGTGTCGTGGCGGATGCGGAAAACCCTGCCGAGCATGCCGTGGCGGGCGCCGGGGCGGTGTCCGTACGGTGA
- a CDS encoding AIM24 family protein → MKGDLFSSEHMVQPASVPGMTVENAKCIKYAVNGEMHARQGAMIAYRGNLQFERKGQGVGGMLKRAMTGEGLPLMAVRGQGEAWFAHEAQNCFIVEVDPGDEFTVNGRNVLCFDASLSYRIATVKGAGIAGGGLFNSVFTGQGRLGLVCEGNPLVIPVSPQFPVYVDTDAVVGWTAGLQTSLHRSQSLGSMLRGGSGEAVQLMLQGQGHVVVRPSEATPQKAQQH, encoded by the coding sequence ATGAAGGGTGACCTCTTTTCCAGCGAGCACATGGTCCAGCCCGCCTCGGTGCCGGGCATGACGGTCGAAAACGCCAAATGCATCAAGTACGCGGTGAACGGCGAGATGCACGCCCGCCAGGGCGCGATGATCGCCTACCGCGGCAACCTCCAGTTCGAGCGCAAGGGCCAGGGCGTGGGCGGCATGCTCAAGCGGGCCATGACCGGTGAGGGGCTGCCGCTGATGGCGGTGCGCGGGCAGGGCGAGGCCTGGTTCGCGCACGAGGCGCAGAACTGCTTCATCGTCGAGGTCGACCCCGGCGACGAGTTCACGGTCAACGGCCGCAACGTCCTGTGTTTCGACGCCTCGTTGTCGTACCGGATCGCGACGGTGAAGGGCGCGGGCATCGCCGGTGGGGGGCTGTTCAACAGCGTCTTCACGGGGCAGGGCCGGCTGGGCCTGGTGTGCGAGGGCAACCCCCTGGTCATACCGGTCTCGCCGCAGTTCCCGGTGTACGTCGACACGGACGCGGTGGTCGGCTGGACCGCCGGACTGCAGACCTCGCTGCACCGCTCGCAGTCGCTCGGCTCGATGCTGCGCGGCGGTTCCGGGGAGGCCGTGCAGCTGATGCTGCAGGGTCAGGGCCATGTCGTCGTACGGCCGAGCGAGGCGACGCCGCAGAAGGCCCAGCAGCACTGA